The Neoarius graeffei isolate fNeoGra1 chromosome 1, fNeoGra1.pri, whole genome shotgun sequence region AgggatctgatctgctttaatatcaacagatcttcatttaaggtacgtgaatcttttcatcatggcacaccttcagcctgttcagtgtgctgagtgcaggatgtttagtcattcttcctccgtcactagcgatagctctattagctttacttgtgataagtgcagattagttagctctctgacggagaagatttcagtgctagaagcgcgtgtccaggctttagagcaggttagtgagcgtgagaacagtgtagtttctgttagggaaagtctggacgccctaggtggagttagcaatcccccaactccggcattagagcccttacagcggggcgaatgggtgacggctcggcggcataagcgtagagccaaagctaccgctgaggctcgcccacgggagcaccactcctctccacgtcacgtgtcgaacaggtttgctctccttagtgatgcacccactgagaaacctgaaagagctctggttataggggactctatcatacggcacgtgaaattagctcagcctttaggggcaccagcagctttagtcaggtgtataccgggagccagggcgccggacatagcaggtaatcttagggtcctaggcaagcacaggttctcaaagatagttatccatgcaggagctaatgatatacgccttcgtcagtctgaggttactaagagtaactttgtagaggtgtttaaattagcgaaggcgatgtccgatgctgtagtatgctctggccccatcccaatgcggcgtggcgatgtagcttacagcaggttatggtcgctgaactgctggctgtccaggtggtgctctgaaaacagtgtgggatttatagataattgggctaattttgagggcactgctggcctgttagggcgggacggtatccatcccactcgggaaggtgctgctctcatttcctgcagcataggtcatagtctcagaacaggcctagttaatttctgacaatccagagccaaggccagggagcagacgaacaggctaaaccgactgtctgctagctgcacagagtcgtcactcagggcccactacatcgagactgtgtctgttccccgagctcaacaaaaaggtagaaattttcagagagtttgttccagtaacctaatcaatataaaattagatcagactgactgtacagctgctgccagcacctttgatctaaaggtggggctattaaatattagatctcttacatctaaagcgctaatggttaatgaactcattactgatcaggagtttaatgtactgtgtttaacagaaacatggattaagccaaatgaatatatagcattaaatgaagcgagtcctcctggatacagttatatacaccagcctcgtctaactggcagaggaggaggcgtcgcggttatttataacgattatctaggtgtaacacacaaacctggttataaatttaatacatttgaagttcttcatactcatataatgtatgtagccttgaaaaataagtctacccagttaattccattgcttattatttacaggcccccggggccatattctgagtttctttctgaatttgcagattttatctcagatttggttatttccttagacaaagctttagtgtcggagattttaatattcactttgataacccagaagaccctttaaaaacagcgtttgtgtccatcttagattcagtcgggattaagcagaatgtcataggaccgacccataatggtggtcacacccttgatctaatactaacattcagattaaacgtagacaatatagtcatacttccacagtctgaagttatctcagatcattgtctcatctcattcaaaatatgtctgagtaataatatatgcacctcaccacgctactgtattaaacgtactttcacgtcaactactgcacagagctttataaatgatctcccagagctgttaactttgattgggtcactgtcagcccctgcagaactcgatcaggcaactgaatgcttagagtcaacattccgccatactttagataatgtagctcctctacccttgtcaaaatgttttttagaattctatagaaactctatagaaaatcctatataaacccctctttctatacaatctctatagaacgctatagaactaatactctatagaaaatagtttcaatagaagttgtatagaaatagtataaattctatagaagttgtactctatagaaaacagcttctatagagtctcaacagaattctatataaatagtagtctatagaaaacgatttctatagaattgatacagagttctatagaagctgtactttattagggccaacagaattttataaatttcataatggttatttccataaaaacacaatttggtggattttaaagaccctacagaaattccagtctgagacaaaaggccttgcatccaaagaacaacttCAGTACTTATCTCCAGtaaaaatgttctttattttatttatctcacataataacacttctgatcaacaactcaattgatccaaatgtaaattacagtttaagacaatttaataaatgtacttccaaaataaacgctgatatacgctatacattaattttcagtcaagctcaatggcatttggaagaagtgaaacaaacgtctttctttgtattttcatgtaaatatacttatttgctatatcagataaattacatgctatcaattcattagtgagttcaacctctctaatttgatgccccttaactttatatatacctgtatttaactgaaacatTATTCGAGTAGATGTTAAACATcgaaatatacagtacaattcttttttacagttacaTATATCATCTTCACATTCATTTTTACACACTGCAACCACTAACTGCAGGGTCCCAATCTGACCATCTCTTAAGTGAAAGCAGGAATtatttctttcttgtttcttATGCTTTAACTGTTCAGATACGAAATATAAACCATTCTGAAGAACTAATCGTGGGTATGCCTGGACAGTTCTATCTTTTAATGTTACACCAATATTATACAATGAACATAGCTGTTCAAAGTTGAGGGCAAGTCTGACAGGCAGGCCTAAAATACATACAGTCTCATTATATGCCTCTTTAATACCCTTAGCAAAACCATACacatttttttggaaaaagcttAAAAGGTTAGGGCTATTGGTAAAGGCCCCAATTGATAATGATGGTAATGACTTAATCAACATAAACTTTTCTGATATCTGCTTATGCACACAAGTTGTGCCATGAAACATTTTTGTGAGCTTTCCATTCATGCTCTCAAAAGGAAAAGTTGAATACACCCAGAGCTGTCCCCAGTTTTTCACACAATCCATTACATGGAGCAACTGATGGACATTGTAAGTCATACACTCTTTTCCATAAAGCTGTTGAAATTTAACTACAAAATCTATGAGTAATGATTCACATAGGTGAAAAGATTCATCATCTAGTTTGTCTGCAAGCAACAAATGCATAGCTGTTACAAGTGTCATCCAATGATCATGGTATTGTTTACCTAGGAACCCAACTGTCACAACACAGGAATAATGGAGAAGCCATGCTCTCCATTCACTAGCTTTCCAACTTTTTCTGTGTTGCAAGGCACCAGGAATACGTGTGATTTCCTTTGGTGGTCTTATACATTGAAGGCGGTCACTAAGGTGTTTTATGGAGTTaccaatgtagaaatttttggcaTGATTTGAACTGTCAAGCCATAGACCTGCTACCTGGCGTGCAACACCCAAACATACAGAGTGCATATAGTCAACAACAAAATTGTTTACAATGTCAAAATACATTAAAAGAAACAAGATTGATGGACCTTTGACACCCATACAAGGTTTGTCCTGCTGAACAGCTGTTCTCGCATGTTCTATGTGagaagttttattcctcttaactGTTAGTTGTTTCTCCATACTATAAACCCTTGCATGCCCTCTACCAACTGAAACTACTTCACCTTGTGACAAACATCAATTACACCCACACCAACCATTGAACTGTGTCACATTTTGTACAAGACAGCGAGCTACTGAGTCACAAGAGCATGTTGTTACAAACACCCTACTGGTGTGGCTGTCATTTTCTGTACCCCACTTAAAGCCAGTATCTGATAGTGTATTCATTTCAGTGACAAAAGGTTTGAGGAAGGTATTCATGTCAGGTTTAGAGTCACCAAACCATAAGCCACCAAGAAAAATGTTTTTCCTTCTTATAGCATAAGGTAACTCATTAACCATTACCTGCAATGGCCATATTGAATACCTTGATGAAACAAATACTTGAACACCATCTGTGTTGAATGAAACAGTAATGTCATCATTCTCGAGAGGGAGTTTACGATATAATCGACCTCCATAGGAATCACAAAGTCCCCTTTTTGCCCCAATTTGTAGGTGTTTACAAATATCTTCATTCTGTAGCATAGATAACAATTGATCTTTAACATCAAATGTTATAAAATAATTGCCATTATCTATGCAGTCACTTACAGACACATTTGTGTCACAATTTTCACACCACATATCATTACTTCCAATGTAGGTTATACAAGAAGGGCAGTATGAGTGAAATCTTAGAGTGATGTCACTGTTTTTAAAGTTCTTCATAAAAAGATATTGGGAAGCAGGGAATACAGTTCCAGCTGGTAAATGTGCCTCCAAGACTGTCAGTAGGCTCTGCAGAGCTGTTCCACTCACATGATTCCTTATGATGTGTCCCATTATGAGTAGAATACTCTCTCGCCTTGTTATTTGGCACCCATCATAGAGGTTCTGATCCTGAAGATATAAAATAATATACGGTGTGAGCAAATCTGTATGTACATATTGTTTTTTGGCCATTCAGTCTGTCTACCATAATTCCTTCAAGATTTGACTTAAAATTTGTGAAGGGGTCAAATCATGCAGCGTGATATTATCATTATACAACTGGTTCACCACTACTGCAGAAGAGGAAATAAATTGTTAATTGGCCCAAATCACCACCAGCCGAGTCTTGACAAATCATTAGTTTAATTCCTACAATGAAATATCCTTAATTATGTCACTCACAAATTTCAATCCATAGACCGGGACGACCCAATTGGAAGTCCTCAACTCATTTTACATTTTTGTACTCACCAAATCATTAAGTCTCTCAGCCAGTTCTTCATCATTATATCTTTCATATTGATCGAGTTCACCATTTtcaagattctgtaaacaataatTAATAAATTTATGAATATTATCAGACATCCAGGTTAAATATATagaaatgaaaataaattaaacagTTCACTGGATTGTAGTTTTAAGTCCACGACGTTTCAAGCGACAACATAAGAGCTACAACTCCTCAGGACAAAATTCAGCAGTTTTCGAATCACACAGACATTACAGGACATTCGTTTACATTAAAAAATGTTTCCATACTAGACAGGGAGTCACGATGGTTTGAAAGGGGAGTAAAAGAAGCAGTTTATGAAAGAGCACTTTGCCCGAAACTGAATCGGAATGGAGGTTTAAGGTTTAAATTATCTAGAACATGGGATACAGCACTGCAACATAAGATAGGATTACCCAGGACAGGTCTACGCAATCAATGACGTCATATGGATGACGCAACTGAATATTTCCAGTATCATACAAACTTTCACCTGATGAAGTGATGGATATCGCTTGAAACGTCGTGGATAAAAACTATACAATCCAGTGAActgtttaatttattttcatttctaaatAATTAATAAACAACTTTAGTACGGGTATGTCTATTTTCTATTTGGGCTCTTAATATCTATTCAAAATGGGTTTAGCATCTTAAGAAGCCAATCCTCCAACTTTTTACCCTACATGTATCCTCTCCAAAAATACCAAAAGTAACAAGCTGATTTTTGTCATATTAACTTATCTCTATTTCAAGAACCATAGGAAAATGCAACTCACCTCAGGGGTCGAATGACTGGTAGAAGAGAGAGACACTTCACTTTGACTTTCACCATCTGTCGATCCATTGCCCTCTTCACCTGCAATGAAATATTTATTATTACTCTTTTATTATTTTGATCAGACACAAGATATCTAAATACTgggtgggagaaattggtgaatttCACAATCCAACTGACTCTGATTATGTTAGTGCTTACCTCTTAACACTTCATTATTTTTGGGAACAACTTCATCTCCATCTTTGACTTTATTTTCCACATCACGGACACGGTCGTGTTGGGGTAAGCCTAGAAGTTCATCATCCTGTCCAAAAGAGTACTCACTGTCGTTTGATGTCAGAGATGTTTGCGATGATACCACTGAGCCAGTCCTTTCGCTTATACCGTCATTGCAGTCAGACGAAAAACTTGTGTCCGTGAACAATGATGACTTACTACTTTCATTAGAAAGAGATGATGATGCACCATGATTACTAATACAATCACCACCGCGTCCATCATGGCCACATTCATCGGCATTTCCTGACATTTTAGCGAAATCTAAAGACTCAAAACTAGAGTGGTACCTTTTCCTTTTGCTCATTTCCTCTTCTGATTATCACTATATGAACTTCAAACTGGTTATTTCTTCGCAGTACTTATTGATTAGATACTCCTCAGTGTAGCGTGGGACATGGGATAGCGGCTGCCATCTTGGAATGCAGGACCGGAAATGCAGAAAATAAATAACTCGAATACTGATTGAGTTTGACAAATCAAGATAGCTTATAACATTAAAATAATGTCCCTCATAGATATTTGTATTTTCTATAACAATACTAGACACTTTATACACTGTTATTGTAAATAAGCACCAATCAGGACTAAGAACCGCTGCTGCTATATCCGGTTATAACTGGTTTGACCACCACGTGTGTCAATAGCTCAGGAAGGTAAAAGCGCGCATTACAAATATTCTAAAGAATCTTTTGAAAAGTGTGATAATACAGTGCCCAGTGGGAAATCAAGTGGATCCGAGAGAATGGCATCGTCTACCACAACATGGTTACTCTTACAATGGATTGAAGATCCACCACAATGGGATGTAATAGAAGTGGGAAAGTGTGGTGCCGAGTTAAAGTTAATGGCCCTTGGAAAGAAGCTTCAGTCAGCAGTCGGGAACATCTATGATGTGCCTTGGAATGGAGAGACAGCGCCAGCTAAAGTCTTGGATTTTGGTAAGAAAATAAGCCTAGCTGCACATGTCGcattcattataaaataaaaatatgtttTTATCATAGCAATCAGGCGATAGCAAACGAtttatgaatattattattaataataggcctaatgataaaaaaatttaattatatgATAAAATGATAGCATCCTATTTCTAGGCCTATAGTCTGTTTGACGAAACCTTGCCGGGTTGTTTTTCTGTGATaacttccttatttttgaaacaaattcACTCAACCAACATTTTTCTGAATCCTTAGACCTCATTGTGTTTTTAGAAATGTAACACTTTATATGAATTCAGAAGTTAAAAATTCAACTTTTATTGGAGTTTGAATGGGAGAGTGCAGTTTAACATGTTTAAGCAGAAAATGTGGGCAAAACTTGAGATGTTGAATTTCCCTTTCCTATCATTTTAGAATCTGAAACATCCCAGACTCCCAGTTCTTATACTGCTAATACGATGCAATCTCCAGATTCAGAAAAGTATTGGTTTGTAAAAATCTGTTGAGGATGAGGGcattgaaaaaaaacaacccgGCAAGGTCTCAGACTATAATCTAAGTAATGATGATGTCGATGATATGACCAAGAAGGGCAAGGCTCAGGGGCGTAGGCAGGATTTTTTGAGGGGGGGGGGTCAAATCCAGGCCCAGGTGCAGGGAAAGAAAAAATATAGGCCTATAACTAGGCAATATCAGATATCAGAGCAAGTTTTATTATCCAAATGCAACCAATGTTTCTACATCATGGTCCATAAATGCCTAAGACCTTAAAATGACCCTACTTATATCACATTGCTGTTCTTGTTTGACTAGACAGTAGTCAGTCTAGTTAATCTCTCTAATTTTTTGAAGGGctcattgatttttttaaattactttttgATTATTAAGTGGGGGGTTCGGACAAACCCCTTGAACCCCCCCTGCCTACGCCCCTGAGGCTGTCCATGTTGTAAcgtaatattaaataaaaaagcATGTAAAATTGCCTACCAGTTATGTGTTGGACATGGCTGATTTCATACATTATAATAATATTGTAGATGCTTCTATTTTGTCACCTGGTAATTGAAGAGTATTGTTCTcaaatgttacattacattatgttTTGTATCATAGGTAAAGATAAGGCTATGGAAGCCAAGCGTACCGAACAAGTTAAGAATTACGAGGCTGCCATGGAAGTTGGTAGGAAGAATGGAAAAAGTTTGCGGTGTGCAAATAAAAGGATGGCTGATGAATTGTCAGAAAGTGAAAGCACTTCTTCAGTAAGTACATATAATAAAAAGCCATTGTCCATTTTTGTCTTTTAGTCTCTAAGGTATCAGTTGCTATATCTTTTTAAAGGGCTTAAATTGCAATCGGCTTCCGAGGAAGGCCTGTCTTCAATGTTTGCTAGATGAAAGATGCAGTGTCTGCTTAGAATCAATTATCTGTCAATTTATTCTGATACCATCTGTAACTGCTGCACATTTATTCCAATTTAAAAggaaattatttttttctgaAACAAAAATTTCTCTTGTATTTTACAGGATGCCAATGAGAAGAGAAAAGTCAAGAGAAAGAAGGTTAGTGATGAAGAAATCCTAATTTCAACATCAGCAATAGAAGACACTGACAGTTCTGAAGAAAACGGTTGCCAAGGCTGCAAAAAATTgccaaagcttaaagaaaaatacaagttggcaaaagaaaaaataaacagaTTAGAAGCTGAGATTGAGCACTACAAGCAAGTTACAGGTTAGTTTGTGGGATTTTTAACCTCAGAAAAAATGGGCTTCTCTTCATTTCTCTTCCTATGCAAATATCGATCCCCAATTCTGAGATCTTTCTTGCTGTTTTATAGGCAGAATGCTAAAAGTATCAGTAAAAATTCATTGAAATAATGGACAAAGTCTTGTCAATTTCAAGTTAAATGCATAGGGTATGAACTGATCATTCAAAGTGTTGATGCATTGTCTACCTCTCCTATCACACAGATGCAAGATCTCTAGTAGACAACCTTAAAATGCTCATTAGGGAAAGTAAAACAAAAGAGGTTGGCCAAGCAGAGTCACAGGTAAGACAATGGCATTCACACAAGATGCTATAACCACCTACTTGTGGATAgaagaatttttgtccattctgttcaatttgTTAGGCATAAAGCTAGGCAAGGCTTTCTATTCTTTATTTAATGGCCCTCCAACCCTACAAACACTATGAGAGAGGGATTTACATTATAAGAGCGTTTTTAGTCATGGAATAATTTTGACAAGGATTCAGCTTCTTTAGGACCcacttatttatttcatttctcGAGCTTTGTCGTTTAGTCTCGACAGCTTCATCAAGTGGAGTCACCCGGTTTCTATCATCCTACAATCTCCTTGGTGGCAACAAAATAAAAATCATGCATAATTGGTAAAAAAGGGTATTTTTTAAGGAATGTGCCAACCTCAAATTCTCTGTAATACAGGAAAAGCATTACATCTAAAAATGTTTGTTATTCAATTTCAGAACCCAAATATAGGACTTAGGCCGATAACTGCACCGGTAACTCCTACCTCTGCAATTGAAAAAGAAGGAACGAAGGTGAGTTTAGGACTTCTACCAGCAAATATTGTCAATTTTGCCATTCATGTCACTGACTAAATTCAGCTAGGCTtgagaactggccaggctgcagattTCAGTATGGCACAGCTGTCATGTCATCATACTGACTCATTTCATATTATTTGGGAGAATACTAATTGATGTGGAAAGTGACTGgtgtcagtgatttttttttttttttgggaggatATATTATTTGAAATTTGATTGATACTTTTAACTATACTGTGCATGTTTATCCTTTTACAGCAATTAGATGTAAATGATGGCCTACCAGCCACCCCTGGCAGAGTCAAAGAAACCACAAAGGTATGATGAATGAAGAGGGGTTTAATCTAATTTTCTCCAGTAGTATTAATAATGCAGCAAGACTTTGAAGGTTTGATTAAGGCATTTTGAAGGGATGTTGTCATCACGTCGAAAAGGTGTATGAAACCATGGATTTTACCTATTATAATACATTTGCATATTAATCAATTTTGAATCATTGTGTCCTCAGGTTGACATTGGACGAGGTGTGCTGGTTGAGAAAACTAGCCTGATGGCTTTGTCATCAGTGAAGTCGGGTTCAACATATGCCAGAAGACTATTAAAGACCATTTTTACCGATGCAGAGCTTGTTGGGAAAAGTCTGACAGGCAGAAAATCAAATGCCTTTAAAGACCAGGATCAGAAGCCTGCCCTTGACCCAACTAAAGTGGAGGCAGTTGTTGGTAAGTGGTCTTTGTATATTCTATCAGTTGTATAATAAAGGCCAGAATTGACAGTGCATTCATGGAGCTAGTAGCCATATCTGTAAATTCCTGAATTTTTAGATGTTCATGTAGTGCACAGTATTTAAAAAGTCATttactcatttttgcactgttAGAATTGCTTTCTCATAGCTCAAGTGTTATTGATAATAGATTAGCAATGCATTAATTGTATttccttttttaaatttcaaaatCCCATTTTTTGTTTCAGATCTTGCATGCCGTAAATTTGGATGCCCTCCAGCAACTATAAAGATGTCTCTTGCCAACAAGCTAAAGGAAATAACAAAAAAGGCAGCAAACTAGCTTACATGTACTAGTAGGATAAAACTAATAAATTTCAATACTTTCAGCAAGAAGCGCTTTTGTCATACTGTACCAGGGTCTGGCATTTTGGAAGTTAAGAGTGATTTGGTAGGATGTCCTGAATTCTATGGCACCTTGCATCCTTATGTTTTCCGCCTTTGATAGCTTTTTTAGTTGCTCACTGTATTTTCATGGGTAGGTCTTCGAGTATATGCAGGTGACTTCAATAACTATAGCAATCTCTATAGAAATTGCTATAGTCTCTATAGAAATTGCTGTAGAGATTTTCACAGTACTCTATAAAGAATTCTATAGAAACTTCGTTAAATTCTGTTGACTTTCCATAGGAATTCTATAAGATTTCTATGTATAATCTCTATaacatttctattaaaactctataaaaaatcctattaaaactctataaaaatcctattaaaactctataaaaaatcctattaaaactctataaaaattctattaaaactctataaaaaaatcctattaaaactctataaaaattctattaaaactctataaaatttctattaaaactctataaaatttctattaaaactctataaaatttctattaaaactctataaaaattctataaaatttaatttagaaattttatagaatttttatagactttttttctatagaaatctatagaaaattttaccaagggtaaaaaggaaaatggtcagagacaaaaaattagcaccctggtataatgatgacactcgcacattaaaacagaccactcgaaaattggaacgtaaatggcgtcaaacaaaattggtagtgttcaaattggcgtggaaggagagcttcctgaagtataaaaaagctcttagtgctgcgagatcaacatatctctcctccctaatagaagataacaaaaataatcctagattcctatttaatactgtagcaaaattaaccaggaataagtccactatcaacacatgcacacctgcagtatgtagtagcaacgacttcatgaatttttttaatgacaaaattgagaatatccgacaaaaaattcaaactactaatttaaggttagacaatgaaagtgaccttgtagttaacaatatatcagatcatcagttagaatgttttactcccctaaaagaaactgaattactttcattaatctctacatcaaaagcctcaacttgcgtactagatcccttaccgacacatctattcaaacagataatgcctggagtaattgaaccgcttctaaaaataataaattcttctcttatgattggctatgtacccaaatcctttaaactagcagttatcaaacccctgattaaaaaacctgaccttgatccctgtcagctgtccaattatcggccaatatcaaacctcccctttatctccaagatccttgaaaaagctgtggcacagcagttatgctcatatttacataggaataacatccatgaaatgtatcagtcaggatttagacctcatcatagcacagagacagcactggttaaagtagtaaacgacctactgttggcgtctgatcagggctgtgtctcgctacttgtgttgcttgaccttagtgcagcatttgataccattgatcattccattcttctggatagactagaaaatgttgtgggagttaagggaatggccctctcctggctcaggtcttatctaactgatcgttatcagtatgtcgatataaatggtgatatttctagacgtaccgaggtaaagtttggtgttccacaaggttctgtcttgggtccactgcttttttctctatatatgttacctctgggcgatattattcgtaaacattgtattagtttccactgttatgctgatgacacacagttgtatgtctctgcaaaacctgatgagagacaccagcttaataaaattgaggaatgtgttaaggacattagacactggatgcttataaatttccttctgcttaactctgacaagactgaagtacttgtgctaggaccacatacagctagaagtaagttttctgattacacagtaactctggatggcctttctgtttcttcacgtgcagcagtaaaagacctcggagtgattattgaccccagtctttcattcgaaactcacattgataacatcacccggatagctttctttcatctcagaaatattgcaaagataagaaatttaatgtcattgcatgatgcagaaaaactagtccatgctttcgttacctccaggttggattattgtaatgccttactgtctggatgttccaataagtgcataaacaagctccagttagttcaaaatgccgcagcaagagtccttactagaactagaaaatatgaccacatcacgcctgtcttatccacactgcattggctcccaatcaaatttcgtattgattataaaatactactattgacctttaaagcactaaatggtctcgcaccacagtacctgagtgaacttctgctcctctatgacccgccacgcctacttagatcaaaaggtgcaggctatctgctggtacctcgtatagtgaaggctacatcagggggcagagccttttcttacaaagccccactgttatggaacagccttccaagtaatgttcgggaatcagacacagtctcagcatttaagtctaggctgaaaacatatctgtttagtcaagccttttgttaatggtgtttatgaggtaaaggagtagatctggagggtcctcagacatagagtgttttggtaaactg contains the following coding sequences:
- the LOC132882180 gene encoding uncharacterized protein LOC132882180, coding for MASSTTTWLLLQWIEDPPQWDVIEVGKCGAELKLMALGKKLQSAVGNIYDVPWNGETAPAKVLDFGKDKAMEAKRTEQVKNYEAAMEVGRKNGKSLRCANKRMADELSESESTSSDANEKRKVKRKKVSDEEILISTSAIEDTDSSEENGCQGCKKLPKLKEKYKLAKEKINRLEAEIEHYKQVTDARSLVDNLKMLIRESKTKEVGQAESQNPNIGLRPITAPVTPTSAIEKEGTKQLDVNDGLPATPGRVKETTKVDIGRGVLVEKTSLMALSSVKSGSTYARRLLKTIFTDAELVGKSLTGRKSNAFKDQDQKPALDPTKVEAVVDLACRKFGCPPATIKMSLANKLKEITKKAAN